A window from Mycobacterium saskatchewanense encodes these proteins:
- a CDS encoding universal stress protein, whose product MSNATLGIVVGIDDSPAARVAVQWAALEAEMRKTPLTLVHAVSPEVLTWLKTPVPAGVLRWQQDHGRRLVDAALRLVDEASQHGGPAAVHTEILAASAVSTLIDLSKDAELVVTGALGSGRWPGRLLGSVSSGLLRHAHCPVAIIHDQDATPGISHAPVLVGVDGSPASESATAIAFDEASRRRVGLIAVHAWSDLESECPDIDWPATQSMAEEVLAERLAGWQEQYPDVQVRRTVVQAQPARRIVEQSREAQLVVVGSRGRGGFAGMLVGSVGETVAQMATVPVIVARQSPA is encoded by the coding sequence ATGTCAAACGCAACTCTCGGAATCGTCGTCGGCATCGACGACTCCCCAGCCGCCCGAGTAGCGGTGCAGTGGGCGGCGCTCGAAGCCGAAATGCGCAAAACCCCTTTGACTCTCGTACATGCGGTATCGCCCGAGGTCTTGACGTGGCTGAAGACGCCGGTGCCCGCCGGCGTGCTGCGCTGGCAGCAGGATCACGGGCGCCGACTGGTCGACGCCGCGCTGCGGCTGGTCGACGAGGCGTCGCAGCACGGCGGCCCGGCCGCCGTGCACACCGAAATCCTTGCGGCTTCGGCAGTGTCGACGTTGATCGACTTGTCCAAAGACGCGGAACTGGTGGTCACCGGCGCCCTGGGCAGCGGGCGCTGGCCGGGCCGGCTGCTCGGCTCGGTGAGCTCGGGGCTGCTGCGGCACGCGCACTGCCCGGTCGCAATCATCCACGATCAGGACGCGACGCCGGGGATCAGCCATGCGCCGGTCCTGGTGGGTGTTGACGGGTCGCCGGCCTCGGAGTCGGCGACGGCCATCGCCTTCGACGAGGCCTCGCGCCGCCGGGTCGGCCTCATCGCCGTGCACGCCTGGAGCGATCTCGAGTCGGAGTGCCCCGACATCGACTGGCCCGCAACGCAATCGATGGCCGAAGAGGTGCTGGCCGAGCGGCTGGCCGGGTGGCAGGAACAGTACCCCGACGTGCAAGTGCGCCGCACCGTGGTTCAGGCCCAGCCCGCGCGGCGGATCGTCGAGCAGTCCCGGGAGGCCCAGCTCGTGGTGGTCGGCAGCCGCGGCCGCGGCGGATTCGCGGGAATGCTGGTGGGCTCCGTCGGCGAGAC
- a CDS encoding helix-turn-helix transcriptional regulator, with protein MLKSASTGEPASRRREVLRVVRASTHPLSIIAIAEMLDVHPNTVRFHLENLLADGQVERVELVRKGPGRPPLMFRAVRQMDRGGMRHYRLLAEILTAAFAAERNPRAKALAAGRAWGRRPDAGLEPPPGGAAGVDETIDHLVAELDDLGFAPERRETNGEHQIGLRHCPFLELAENRASVVCPVHLGLMQGAMESWEAPVTVDRLEPFAEPDLCLAHLTLRAAR; from the coding sequence CTGTTGAAATCCGCGTCGACGGGGGAACCTGCGAGCCGCCGCCGGGAGGTGCTGCGGGTAGTGCGCGCGTCGACCCACCCGCTGAGCATCATCGCGATCGCCGAGATGCTGGACGTGCATCCCAATACCGTCCGCTTCCACCTCGAGAACTTGTTGGCCGATGGCCAGGTGGAGCGGGTGGAGCTCGTCCGGAAGGGGCCGGGCCGTCCGCCGCTGATGTTCCGCGCGGTTCGGCAGATGGACCGCGGCGGGATGCGGCACTACCGGCTGCTGGCCGAGATCCTCACGGCCGCCTTCGCCGCCGAACGCAACCCCCGCGCCAAGGCGCTGGCCGCGGGGCGGGCCTGGGGCCGCAGGCCGGATGCCGGATTGGAGCCCCCGCCCGGGGGTGCCGCGGGCGTCGACGAAACCATCGATCACCTGGTCGCCGAGCTCGACGATCTCGGCTTCGCCCCCGAGCGCCGGGAGACCAACGGGGAACACCAAATCGGGCTGCGGCACTGCCCTTTTCTGGAGCTGGCCGAGAATCGCGCCAGCGTGGTGTGCCCGGTGCACCTGGGACTCATGCAGGGCGCCATGGAGAGCTGGGAAGCGCCCGTCACCGTCGACCGACTGGAACCGTTCGCCGAGCCGGACCTGTGCCTGGCGCACTTGACTCTCCGAGCGGCCAGGTGA
- a CDS encoding cupin domain-containing protein — translation MESISLTGLASEKLAEARQSHSGRAAHTIHGGHAHELRQTVLALLAGHDLAEHDSPGEATLQVLQGHVRLTAGEDAWDGETGDYVVIPAQRHALHAIEDSVVMLTVLKSIPSAAH, via the coding sequence ATGGAATCCATCTCGTTGACCGGCTTGGCCTCCGAAAAACTGGCCGAGGCCAGGCAATCGCACAGCGGGCGCGCCGCGCACACCATCCACGGCGGTCACGCGCACGAGCTGCGGCAAACCGTGCTGGCCCTACTCGCCGGCCACGACCTCGCCGAGCACGACAGCCCGGGGGAGGCGACGCTGCAGGTTTTGCAGGGCCACGTGCGCCTGACGGCCGGTGAGGACGCCTGGGACGGCGAGACCGGCGACTACGTGGTGATCCCGGCGCAGCGGCACGCCCTGCATGCGATCGAGGACTCGGTGGTCATGCTGACCGTGCTGAAGAGCATTCCCTCGGCGGCCCACTAG
- a CDS encoding DUF1990 family protein, with translation MDLQTLEELPLTYSEVGATAAGRLPAGYGHQRVEKQIGTGRERFERAGDAVMRWGMQRGAGLRVQASSEVADVDTVVVVRMGFLPAPCRVVYVINEPDIRGFAYGTLPGHPESGEERFVVRRNPDTDAVFAEVSAFSRPATWWSKAARPVVAVAQRVIARRYLRGV, from the coding sequence GTGGACCTACAAACACTCGAGGAGCTTCCGCTGACGTACTCGGAGGTCGGCGCGACGGCGGCCGGCCGGCTGCCCGCGGGATACGGTCACCAGCGCGTGGAGAAGCAGATCGGCACGGGCAGAGAGCGTTTCGAGCGGGCCGGCGACGCTGTCATGCGGTGGGGCATGCAGCGGGGGGCGGGCCTTCGGGTGCAGGCCAGCTCCGAGGTCGCCGACGTCGACACGGTGGTGGTGGTGCGGATGGGCTTCCTGCCCGCGCCCTGTCGGGTGGTGTACGTCATCAACGAGCCCGACATCCGCGGATTCGCCTACGGGACGCTGCCTGGGCATCCGGAGTCCGGTGAAGAGCGCTTCGTGGTGCGCCGCAACCCCGACACCGACGCGGTGTTCGCCGAGGTGTCGGCGTTCTCCCGGCCGGCCACCTGGTGGAGCAAGGCCGCGAGGCCGGTGGTGGCGGTGGCTCAGCGGGTCATCGCCCGGCGCTACCTGCGCGGGGTGTGA
- a CDS encoding aldo/keto reductase, protein MTTQTVAQASGTFTIGGDLTVNRLGFGAMRITGKGVWGPPADRDECVRVLRRAVELGVNFIDTADSYGPYVSEEIIHEALHPYDGLVIATKAGFLRTGPDVWVPLGNPSYLRQECEMSLRRLGVDTVDLFQLHRIDPNFPLADQVGELLALKNEGKIRHIGLSEIGVDQLTEAQRVTEIVSVQNMYNLAARGAEDLLDAATRQGIGFIPWFPLAAGPLAATDGPLQLMAAEHDATPSQLALAWLLKRSPVMLPIPGTSSVAHLEENVAAAQITLSDEEFEALSAAGAQRTV, encoded by the coding sequence GTGACCACACAGACTGTTGCCCAAGCATCCGGAACGTTCACCATCGGCGGCGACCTGACCGTCAACCGCCTCGGCTTCGGCGCCATGCGCATCACGGGGAAGGGCGTGTGGGGCCCGCCCGCCGACCGCGACGAATGCGTCCGGGTGCTGCGCCGCGCCGTCGAACTCGGGGTCAACTTCATCGACACCGCGGACTCCTACGGCCCGTACGTCTCCGAGGAGATCATCCACGAGGCCCTGCACCCGTACGACGGGCTGGTGATCGCGACGAAGGCGGGCTTTCTGCGCACCGGCCCGGACGTCTGGGTGCCGCTGGGCAACCCGAGCTACCTGCGCCAGGAATGCGAGATGAGCCTGCGCCGCCTGGGGGTGGACACCGTCGACCTGTTCCAGCTGCACCGCATCGACCCGAACTTCCCGCTGGCCGACCAGGTGGGCGAACTGCTCGCGCTGAAGAACGAGGGCAAGATCCGCCACATCGGCCTGTCCGAGATCGGCGTCGACCAGCTCACCGAGGCGCAGCGGGTCACCGAGATCGTGTCGGTGCAGAACATGTACAACCTGGCCGCCCGCGGCGCCGAGGACTTGCTGGACGCCGCGACGCGGCAGGGGATCGGTTTCATCCCGTGGTTCCCGCTGGCCGCCGGGCCGCTGGCCGCGACGGACGGCCCGCTGCAGCTCATGGCCGCCGAACACGACGCCACGCCGTCGCAGCTGGCCCTGGCGTGGCTGCTGAAGCGGTCACCGGTGATGCTTCCGATCCCGGGCACGTCCAGCGTCGCGCACCTGGAGGAGAACGTCGCGGCCGCGCAGATCACCCTGAGCGACGAGGAGTTCGAGGCCTTGTCGGCCGCCGGGGCGCAGCGCACCGTGTAG
- a CDS encoding PaaI family thioesterase has product MQQHPGGGFNPPEPTTGGGPDYGRFIDAVRRLQDHARAADAPDAVITEAADLLEKVSTLLSPYDADEWASPSGRRMDLPMRGNILTVPMSARKTDDGRIKGWARFARFHLGRNGAVHGGCLGMLFDTVLGLTSSVLTGGPYQRTAYLKIDYRHIVPIEKELQFDAGVDRVDGRKIFVSGRLSDGDTLLTEAEALFVRLKPGQP; this is encoded by the coding sequence GTGCAGCAACATCCCGGCGGGGGATTCAATCCGCCCGAACCGACGACCGGCGGCGGCCCCGACTACGGCCGATTCATCGACGCGGTGCGCAGGCTGCAGGATCACGCCCGCGCTGCCGACGCCCCCGACGCGGTCATCACCGAGGCGGCCGACCTGCTGGAGAAGGTGTCGACGCTGCTGAGCCCGTACGACGCCGACGAATGGGCGTCGCCGTCGGGCCGCCGGATGGACCTGCCGATGCGGGGCAACATCCTGACCGTCCCGATGTCCGCCCGCAAGACCGATGACGGCCGGATCAAAGGCTGGGCGCGCTTCGCCCGGTTTCACCTGGGCCGCAACGGCGCCGTGCACGGCGGGTGCCTGGGCATGCTGTTCGACACCGTGCTGGGGCTGACGTCCTCGGTGCTCACCGGCGGCCCCTACCAGCGCACCGCCTACCTCAAGATCGACTACCGCCACATCGTGCCGATCGAAAAGGAACTGCAGTTCGACGCGGGCGTCGACCGGGTGGATGGGCGCAAGATCTTCGTCTCGGGCCGGCTGAGCGACGGCGACACCCTGCTGACCGAGGCCGAGGCGCTGTTCGTGCGCCTCAAGCCTGGCCAGCCCTGA